The following nucleotide sequence is from bacterium.
GCGCCGCGAGCGGCTCGGCCGCCCGCGGGTCCCTGATCTGGCCGAGCACCGCGATTGCCGCGCGTCGGGCCGGCGCGTTCTCGTCCTCCAAGGCGTTGATGAGCGCGGGGACCGCGGCCGCGCCGGCGGCCCTGAGTTGCTTTTGCGCCAGTTCGCGCTCCATCGGGTTCTCGCGGGCGAGGCGCTCGATGGCGGCGGCGATCGTGGCCGCGTCCGGGGGGGGCGTCCGTGGGGCCGCGGGCGCGGGCCGGACGGTCGCCGGGACGGGCCGTTGGCGTTCGGGCGCGCCCAGCGGAGCTCGCTCGCTCGGGACG
It contains:
- a CDS encoding HEAT repeat domain-containing protein translates to VPSERAPLGAPERQRPVPATVRPAPAAPRTPPPDAATIAAAIERLARENPMERELAQKQLRAAGAAAVPALINALEDENAPARRAAIAVLGQIRDPRAAEPLAALLGTSSTPTWNVLSGAFRALGGEAAPALVDALGSGDDIARSRAAELMGAIADPRFADPLIERLNRDRHSGVRVKIAEALGRIGERSACEALLVMLDEP